The genomic segment tgaaatgtttgaaatcaataaaatgcgtgaaatgtgttaaatgtcCTTTTTTATATGCTGAGACGCCCACATACATTAGCATTGAAATATATCAAATGCAAGAGAGTTTCTTCAAAGAATGTTGTAACCTAACCTCTATATAAGGTCAATGACACTACACAAATTTAcaggttttaaattacagtactgtatttttaatccTGTCTAAATTTCTTGCCACAAACTGAACTGCAAAAGAATGGCAAAAGGCAAGCTGACGGTAACCACATAGACATCCTGCGCAAGACTAAAAGAAAGGAAGGAGAGGTAACATTTCTCCCAGAGAAAGCAGAGAGGGATGGGGATCACAAGCCCTGCTTAGCCAGGGAAGCTGAGACCTCGTCAGCGAGTGTGGCGAGCTGCGGAGAATCTATCATGTTGATGCTGCCAGTGGAGGAAACGTTGCTAAGGCGACAGGAGGAGCCGTCTGGAGAGGCAGTGGGTGATTTGTAGACTATTTCAGCTCCGTGGTCAGTGCGGGCTTTGGCTGTTTCGCGGAAGGACAGCTTGTGAGTTTCAATCTGTCAAGAGAGagacattttatataataattaatgaCTTTTATACTTTGGGGCTGTTATTTTTCAAGACTCCAACAAACAATTTCTAATTAGCAGAGATTTCAATTTTGAAAACAATAGGCAAACCGTTCCCATTTACAACATGTAAAATATCCCCAAAATTAAAGTCActcaggtttttaaaaacaataaaacattttatagccTGTTAATTGCAACCAACCATGCAAAGTACTAAGAATCCACGACCCACTGTCTGACGCCTGCAAGAAATTGTGCCATCAGATGCCCAAACCAAGTTTCCTCCAAATTAGATAAATGGTTTCCAGATATATTAGAAGTGTGACATTGTTCTATTATCAATCACACTATCTCATTCTACATTTCAATAAAAGTTAGCAAGTCTTGTAGTAAAACTTAAGAGGAAAATGTTGGTAAATGGCATATTATGAAATTATTCacgttataaaaaaaagaaaacaggttcATTAACCTGGTAGTGCCCACATTGTCCAACCACTACTGAGAAACAGTTTCTAATACAGTGCCGTGGAATTGAACAGAAATGCTTCTCCTTGAGTTAATCCTGTATCTTAGGAAATTTGTTCCAAGCTTGCTTTTCCCAGCCTGAGGTTAGAAGTCACGGTATGCCTTGAAGATATCAAAAGGGATTTATATATTGAACCTGCACGTCAAACATACTTTTTGcaataaagaaagattttttaaatagaaaaaaggaTACCACATTAGACTCAGAATATGAAAGGAGATTTTATACAAAACTAGATTAGACTCTTTTTTTCGTCTGCGCACTTATATGATATTAATCTGGTTTCATCACATCTTAggggtgtttttatttaattgggcCAATTCTGTCTCGAAGCATGTTGATCCAGTGAGGAAGATTATTTTATGTCTGAAATCTGACTTTAAGTAAGTTTGGCCAGTAGACCACAACGTAATACAATTAGCATGGGGCATCTTTGCTGGCAGTTTcaagaggcaaaaaaaaaaaaaaaaaaagggacgaGGTGTAAGAACCTTGTACTGCTGAGGCCGGCGCCATGTTTAATACAAATCTGTCTTCCCATTTTTACTTTTTACGAAAGCCATCGTCGTTACAGAGCTATTGTTGTCAGTTTGCATGGTCCAATAAATGTTTACTTTCTCATTCTCTGTGACCGAGtgagtttaaaatgaaaatctgaaAGTAGAGAATAAAGCAGGTACAAGTGCGGGTAACACACAAGAGAATGGAAAGGAAGGTAGGGAGCGAGGCAGCTACAATTGCTCAGGAAACGATTGCTGTCCGGCACAATCGGATTAGGCCTTGAAGCTAGATACCCTTTCCGGGACCTGCTCTAGACTCAATATAAAATGTagcaagaccaaaaaaaaaaaaaaaaaaaaaaacgagatgtGCAAAAgcacacagcaaataaaaagcagattttaaaTGTGAAGCTGAAAACCAACGATACAATCACTAAATGGAAAGTTTGAAGCATTCCAGTTAGCTATGAGCTTACTGTACTTTTGCCCACCTCAACGTTTTCTCTCAAGCTCTAATGTTATTCAGTAAATCCTGGCATGACTCAAAGCTGTTATCCAATGTGAGGATTATCCccaatattgtactgtacaaataatCAATATATGTCCTTAGTACTAATAAAtcaaagaacagaaaatatgtaGTCTGCAATGTCCAAAAACTGTTAATACAGCCAAAtctgaaaattttaaaaaatcaaatattcGCTTTATGAACACATCATTTTTCTTTGTTATTCTTAATAAACCCCCTTTCAGAAGCtattaaagcacattttaaccAACATGATTGCAGTAAAGAATGAAGAAACCAGCAAGTCAAGATACTGGTGGCATCACAGAACCTGACAGAAAGGACAGACATAACAGAAGCAGAGAAGTTTTTAAGACatcaataatataataacatgtcAATCTTCTAACATAAGATTAGATCTGTAAATTGTATCATGGCAAATAATATATTAAGGTTTGAAATATTACATGTAGGTGCATAAAGCTGTGAATTCGTTCATTCTTTTAATCAAGCTTTCTTTAATTATTGGAAATAAGGCTTGTTTACATACTTTGtctattttttaatatagtataataaattataaaatattttcaaagcattttaccccaggtttttttttttttttttttttttttttttttttaaagataatcaGTTTACCAACTTGACAATAAATTTTTAACTGTTaaattttagttattattattattattattattattattattattattaaatataaaaaaaaaaaatatataggcgcAAATCCGCGCAAACCTTTATTgctggagtaaaaagctttggaaatagaccctattttttttttttttttttttatatcgtaATCTGATTGCTAACTGAAAATCTATTTTACCCTTTTCTGTCCTCCACCCGGAACATGCCCGATGTTATCGAGAGATCCGATCTTTGATTGGACCTTAAAATCCAGCTTCTCTTTTTTGATCTCCACAATGCCACCCCCTGGTTAAAAAAGGTAACACAGTATAACGTTAACCCTTGAAAAAAGACTTTTCTAGCCTTTTGTCAAAATTGTGGCAATAAAATGACTTATGTAGAATTGATATAACAAATAAGGTCATTCTGCCTGAAAGAGGTCAACCAAGGCCAGATGGGACCCACATCAAAAGTCCAAGGAAACAGCGTCTGTTATCTCGTTGCTAGAATTGCATCAATCCACCTCTCTTGGAAGACTGGTTCCACCCGAAACAAAGGATTTCATTTAAAAGCTGCCATTCTAGAGATTTTTCTtatccggttcctcaaaataattccaaaacgTGGCTTTGCCTCCTTTTGTTTAgatgcaattttattaaaaaatatataacaaacgtCAGAAGAAATGCTTTTCTTACCCTGCGCGGACTGAATTATATCCCGCCCACTACAGCATGAACccacacagtgcaccaatgaagcgccagatcgacagagaataaaacccgccAGTCAATCCTTCtattgcaccaattagaaaaactacctTGAGGCAACTGTCAAAGCCCTTCCTTTTGTAATATCCCTTACTGTGGAACCACAGCAGTCAGCTATGAGACAGACTGCTGTATAGGATGATCAATTActataattaatacataaaaaaatatggtTTGGTGAAATGTGTCACGTGATGGTTATACacctagcatattattcaacgtaACTatttctttagagtttatacctTTAAACGTTTAACATTCCCATCCCTACAAAAAATTTATAAAATTGCCATTAATACCACTTTTCCATCTGTGAAAACCCACATCTATAACACTGCCTGTGGGTCATTTAGAGGTCTTTAAATGTCTGTTTATGCCAGGGCTGGTcctatttctgtaaaatgaaagcagtggCAATATTCTGATCTTTCACAATTTACTTCACGTGAATTGACTCCAGTGCATATTGTCTACAAAGGACCAGCTGTTTTCTATTAGAAATGATTCTACTGGATTgactgtatatgtactgtatgcttatgGTTTACCTGTTGAAGTTATAGTAATGAAGAATAGGGTGGCTTTGGGTATTGCTTTTTGAATTCATCTGAACAATTTAAGCAGCTGAGTGTCTTTTCAAGGTCAATAGTTTTATCTTGTTTTTGGGAAACGAATACAAAAAGGGACATTGTTAAGTTTTGTTTCCAAGGGGGTTTCCCACTATCATGAGGGCTACATttagggttttaaaataaatctggaagCTATTAGTCTATGCATTCTATTATTTACAACATAAGCTATTTCAATACCTGGTTTGTGACGGATGTTGTCCTTGGAGCCACATTTTGATGACACATTAGAGACATCGATCTTTTTGTGGACTATTTgaacctgaaaaagaaaatccagttttaaaaatgatcttcATGTGCTCCATGATGCACATCCAGGCACTGCTGCAGCAATAAATATGTGCCAACACCATGACTGTTTCCAAAGTTCCACATAAgattgtggtaaaaaaaaaaaaaaaaggtaagctTCAGTTTTCCCTTACAGTAacacctttcttttaaaaaaaaaaaaagcaaagaaagcGCAGTAACACTTATTGTATTGAATACGGTAAATTGTTATTCGTGGTACACACGATTATTGAAGGATTTGGTgacttttaaatgtacaatactaAATGGTATGCCATTTAAAAGGATTTGCATAGCCACTTTAAGGTGATAATATTTTCAGCCTTTTTATAATTTCAGTCAGTGTCACACAAGCAATTACTAAATATTACCCCCTTTTTCATGGAGGCAGTGGACCTTATTTCACAAGCGGAATACTGAATCAAAAACTAATAAcgatatttaaaaatgaacattttcctttcgtgttttgtttgtttattcttattCTAATGTGATATTTGAAGAAGACACTTCTTGCAGGgactatagcctggaggtcgctggttcgagttcaggctattttactgccgactgtggacgggtGTTCCCAGGGGGAGGCACACAACTGGCCGAGAGCCGCCTGAGTGggggagggattaggtcggccGGGATGTCCTTGGCTCAaagcgcaccagcgacccctgtggactggccagGCACGcgtgggcctgcctgtaagtagCTGcatgtcctccgacgctgtatcTCTGAGGCGGCCAGCCTTGAATATAGAATTCATTTCCATTTTGAACAGCTTCAATCAACCACAGGAATATGGTGCTTGAGAAAGAGGAAAACACCATTAATTTTGTTAATCTTACCTTCCCACCTCCTGGCTTGTGTTTAATGTTATCAATAGATCCGATTTTGGATCTCACGTTTTTCAGATCCGGCATCGGGGCCAGGGGCTCGGGGGTCCTGTTTTTGATGGAGGCCGGGGATTTAGGCGGAGTGCGCACCACGGCTACCTTCTTCACCTCCTTGGTGGCCTCTCCCGGCGGCAGGTGGGAACGGCTGGAAGGAGACTTGCTTGGGCTGCTGTATCCACTGCGCTCAGGGGTCCTTGGGGAATCTTTTTGGCAAAAGAGCCATAAATACAAGGGAGGTAAATAACATACCACCACCAAGAATTTACTGACACACGTGTGTAGAACAGAACCTTATACAACCAATGTGCTGTTTCATCAAAATCAGTTTCCAAGATAGAGCCTCCTTCGGTCTATCCAATCACTATAATTACATGGTAGGTCATTATCACAACAACTTCGGCTCTGAACTTCAAATCATTAATCGCCCTGCTCTATTACAAACCTAAACTAGGCATAAGTAAGGTTAACAAGAAAGTTCATACCAAGTGAGATGCAGTTTTTATGTTATAACTACTGCTTctgctttttctgtgttttaccctGACTTTTAAGAATTCAAATGACACCTGTTAGccattaaattactttttttttctgtaaaacaaccAAATTGGCCAAGCCTTAATTTTTCACTTACAAGCAGAATGTACAAAAGAGTTTGCAAGGTTAATAAGCAACTAATCTTTACTAACGCTCcacttaaaaataaagtatttcatgctggacacactttattacaatcgttATGATTAATTGTCTTTACTATTAATAAAGAAGTGTTgcttctgctttgaaattaaaaagtaaaacttcTGATTTAAAAGTCCATTTAGGTATgaattgaatttttaaaggagagGAGAAAAGTCTGggcaaaacactgaaaatcagaagccctttTGCACAACGTCAACCACATATTCATTCCTTTATATGTAGGCTTCCTAAGAAAAAGGTAGTGGAGTTCTTTACCTCTATCAGGTTTTCCACTCCCCGATTTTCTCTCATCTGTCTTAGaagctaaaatataataataaatcaaattaaaaaacaaatattacataaaggaaaagaaaaatataaacacataaaCGCACACTATTACTTGATCTTACCAGAAGCAGCAGAGGGTCCTCTTAGCGCTGCGGTATGAGGTGTTTTGGAAGAGATTCTGCTTCCACTCGCTGGCACTCTAGCACCACCTGGTGCCCTGGAGGCCGGGCTCTTCAGACcgctcctctcctcccctccctgcgTCTAATACAATCACTGCTGTCACAGTACAACAATAACACAGCCACCTGCAAGTGTgacatgtgttacaagtactatCCCCTATGCCACAGTAATTACATAAGAAATCCAGCAATTCTGTGAACTGTGTAATCTTGTGATCATGGAGACTGTGTTCTCTGTTTAATCCATTAACCACCAAAGCAAAATGCtaagtgtatattttattaaagccaCCTGCACTCCTCCTCAACCTTAAAATATGATTGTAGTTATTATTCTATATGTGACTGTGACAATATAAAAGACAAGGGGataattctgtgtaaatgggCTATCACTCCTAAAAGTGGGGGAGAGAAACAAGCAGAAGCCATCTAGTGGCAACTAAAGGAACAGAGGGCTTGTTTTCATAAAGCATTAGCTTGTTGGTAAATGTATAGGACTGCAATGCATTGACCGGCATGCTAATGCTGTATGCCAG from the Polyodon spathula isolate WHYD16114869_AA chromosome 28, ASM1765450v1, whole genome shotgun sequence genome contains:
- the LOC121301706 gene encoding microtubule-associated protein tau-like isoform X1, translated to MAQQHQDFTMNAAVPENQSPQFNSGESMRAAPAEAVPKEVPGQAGYAPLQNAVPPRVEVKENGIPVATHLGSGDGQMKGIAKVETDKEQSAAADKIGKTPAPFSAKARATFTPKQPSSVTITPLNKTSSPASSTPASSSFTAKATSAGSKEVKARTQGGEERSGLKSPASRAPGGARVPASGSRISSKTPHTAALRGPSAASASKTDERKSGSGKPDRDSPRTPERSGYSSPSKSPSSRSHLPPGEATKEVKKVAVVRTPPKSPASIKNRTPEPLAPMPDLKNVRSKIGSIDNIKHKPGGGKVQIVHKKIDVSNVSSKCGSKDNIRHKPGGGIVEIKKEKLDFKVQSKIGSLDNIGHVPGGGQKRIETHKLSFRETAKARTDHGAEIVYKSPTASPDGSSCRLSNVSSTGSINMIDSPQLATLADEVSASLAKQGL
- the LOC121301706 gene encoding microtubule-associated protein tau-like isoform X3 — translated: MAQQHQDFTMNAAVPENQSPQFNSGESMRAAPAEAVPKEVPGQAGYAPLQNAVPPRVEVKENGIPVATHLGSGDGQMKGIAKVETDKEQSAAADKIGKGGEERSGLKSPASRAPGGARVPASGSRISSKTPHTAALRGPSAASASKTDERKSGSGKPDRDSPRTPERSGYSSPSKSPSSRSHLPPGEATKEVKKVAVVRTPPKSPASIKNRTPEPLAPMPDLKNVRSKIGSIDNIKHKPGGGKVQIVHKKIDVSNVSSKCGSKDNIRHKPGGGIVEIKKEKLDFKVQSKIGSLDNIGHVPGGGQKRIETHKLSFRETAKARTDHGAEIVYKSPTASPDGSSCRLSNVSSTGSINMIDSPQLATLADEVSASLAKQGL
- the LOC121301706 gene encoding microtubule-associated protein tau-like isoform X2, which translates into the protein MAQQHQDFTMNAAVPENQSPQFNSGESMRAAPAEAVPKEVPGQAGYAPLQNAVPPRVEVKENGIPVATHLGSGDGQMKGIAKVETDKEQSAAADKIGKTQGGEERSGLKSPASRAPGGARVPASGSRISSKTPHTAALRGPSAASASKTDERKSGSGKPDRDSPRTPERSGYSSPSKSPSSRSHLPPGEATKEVKKVAVVRTPPKSPASIKNRTPEPLAPMPDLKNVRSKIGSIDNIKHKPGGGKVQIVHKKIDVSNVSSKCGSKDNIRHKPGGGIVEIKKEKLDFKVQSKIGSLDNIGHVPGGGQKRIETHKLSFRETAKARTDHGAEIVYKSPTASPDGSSCRLSNVSSTGSINMIDSPQLATLADEVSASLAKQGL
- the LOC121301706 gene encoding microtubule-associated protein tau-like isoform X4; amino-acid sequence: MAQQHQDFTMNAAVPENQSPQFNSGESMRAAPAEAVPKEVPGQAGYAPLQNAVPPRVEVKENGIPVATHLGSGDGQMKGIAKVETDKEQSAAADKIGKTPAPFSAKARATFTPKQPSSVTITPLNKTSSPASSTPASSSFTAKATSAGSKEVKARTQGGEERSGLKSPASRAPGGARVPASGSRISSKTPHTAALRGPSAASASKTDERKSGSGKPDRDSPRTPERSGYSSPSKSPSSRSHLPPGEATKEVKKVAVVRTPPKSPASIKNRTPEPLAPMPDLKNVRSKIGSIDNIKHKPGGGKVQIVHKKIDVSNVSSKCGSKDNIRHKPD